One window of Leptotrichia sp. oral taxon 498 genomic DNA carries:
- a CDS encoding DEAD/DEAH box helicase has translation MQKFEDFGLSTEMLNALSKKGFEEPSEIQKLVLPELLKERTHLIGQAQTGTGKTAAFGIPILETIKSDKTVKALILAPTRELANQVADEIYSLKGEKDLKVLAVYGGASIENQIRRLKSGVDIVVGTPGRVIDLMNKKVLKVNNLDYFVLDEADEMLNMGFVEDIEEILKKTNDEKKMLFFSATIPKPILAIAKKFMPEYKLLKVAKKELTTNLTEQIYYEVKQEDKFEALCRVLDYEQDFYGIVFCRTKSEVDDVTNKLKARNYDAECIHGDITQALRQKALDLFKKKVLTILVATDVAARGIDVSNLTHVINYSIPQEAESYVHRIGRTGRAGQKGIAITFVTPREASKLAQIKRITKTDIKREDIPNVEEILNAKKEALIAYVEEIIKEDDHSAYDELANNLLQGRDPKQVLASVLRHVYEDEFLPENYSEIQDVKVKIADKTRLFIALGSKDGYNVGRLLDLLHKKAKTPGRKVKDVKIMDKYSFITVPLQEAEYIMRALNSKKDSKPLVEEATGGRKSGGNEKKSSKKSGRKKSSSKKSSSKKDKKDKKSKKKSKK, from the coding sequence ATGCAAAAATTTGAAGATTTTGGATTAAGTACAGAAATGCTTAATGCACTAAGTAAAAAAGGATTCGAGGAGCCAAGTGAAATACAGAAATTGGTACTTCCCGAATTATTAAAGGAAAGAACGCACTTAATAGGACAAGCACAGACAGGGACAGGAAAAACAGCGGCATTTGGCATTCCAATCCTAGAAACTATTAAATCTGATAAAACTGTTAAAGCGTTAATTTTGGCACCTACAAGAGAACTTGCAAATCAAGTGGCAGATGAAATTTATTCGTTAAAAGGTGAAAAGGATTTAAAAGTATTGGCAGTTTATGGTGGCGCATCTATCGAAAATCAAATTAGAAGGTTAAAGTCAGGAGTTGACATTGTTGTTGGAACACCTGGAAGAGTTATAGACTTGATGAATAAAAAAGTCTTAAAAGTTAATAATTTAGATTATTTCGTATTAGACGAAGCAGATGAAATGTTAAATATGGGATTTGTTGAAGATATTGAAGAAATACTTAAAAAGACAAACGACGAGAAAAAAATGTTATTTTTCTCAGCAACGATTCCTAAACCAATTTTGGCGATAGCTAAAAAATTTATGCCAGAATATAAATTATTAAAAGTTGCAAAAAAAGAATTGACTACAAATTTGACGGAACAAATTTATTATGAAGTTAAGCAAGAGGATAAATTTGAAGCGCTATGCAGAGTTTTGGACTATGAACAGGATTTTTATGGAATTGTGTTTTGTAGAACAAAATCGGAAGTTGACGATGTTACAAATAAACTGAAAGCTAGAAATTATGATGCTGAATGCATTCACGGGGACATCACTCAAGCATTAAGACAAAAAGCGCTAGATTTATTCAAGAAAAAAGTGTTGACGATTCTTGTGGCGACAGATGTTGCGGCAAGGGGAATAGATGTAAGCAATTTAACACATGTAATTAATTATTCAATTCCACAAGAAGCTGAATCTTACGTTCACAGAATTGGAAGAACTGGAAGAGCTGGACAAAAAGGGATTGCAATTACATTTGTTACACCTAGGGAAGCTAGTAAATTAGCTCAGATAAAAAGAATTACAAAAACTGACATCAAAAGAGAAGACATACCAAATGTGGAAGAAATTTTAAATGCTAAAAAAGAAGCATTAATCGCTTATGTTGAAGAAATTATAAAAGAAGACGACCACAGCGCTTACGATGAATTGGCAAATAATTTACTCCAAGGAAGAGATCCAAAACAAGTGTTGGCATCTGTGTTAAGACATGTCTATGAAGATGAGTTTCTACCTGAAAATTACAGTGAAATTCAAGATGTGAAAGTTAAAATTGCGGATAAAACAAGATTATTTATCGCACTTGGCTCAAAAGATGGTTATAATGTGGGAAGGCTATTAGATTTACTTCATAAAAAGGCAAAAACTCCAGGAAGAAAAGTAAAAGATGTAAAAATTATGGATAAATATTCGTTTATAACAGTGCCATTGCAAGAAGCGGAATATATTATGAGAGCACTAAATTCTAAAAAAGATTCTAAACCTTTGGTTGAAGAAGCTACAGGCGGAAGAAAAAGCGGAGGGAATGAGAAAAAATCTTCTAAAAAATCTGGAAGAAAAAAATCATCAAGTAAAAAAAGTTCTTCAAAAAAAGACAAAAAAGATAAAAAATCTAAGAAAAAGTCTAAAAAATAA
- a CDS encoding tetratricopeptide repeat protein — protein sequence MKKYKKSILLVMGLMIFASCGKKERSFKSAPKPKIVSAIDEKVKKLTEAAQKGDVAAQTELGEMYLFGKGVPKDPKKALMWSTKAMKKGNEIATTNVGIIYFEGFGVKTNYKKASELFNKAMDKGNMNAEMKAPRYLGIMAQKGLGTKKNVEDAIFYYEIGDSAGDIVAQYNLAKIYESQNNYERAIELYKKAEERKDADAAPMLVALGDLYKEGKGVAKDTKEAKKWYEKAAEAGSKEAKLKLEKL from the coding sequence ATGAAAAAATATAAAAAAAGTATTTTGCTTGTAATGGGACTTATGATTTTTGCAAGTTGTGGTAAAAAAGAGCGAAGTTTTAAATCAGCTCCTAAGCCTAAAATCGTGTCGGCGATTGATGAAAAGGTGAAAAAATTGACAGAAGCGGCTCAAAAAGGAGATGTTGCGGCACAAACTGAGCTGGGGGAAATGTATCTTTTTGGAAAAGGAGTTCCAAAAGATCCCAAAAAAGCACTTATGTGGTCAACAAAAGCGATGAAAAAAGGAAATGAAATAGCGACTACAAATGTGGGAATAATATATTTTGAAGGATTTGGAGTCAAAACAAATTATAAAAAAGCATCTGAATTGTTTAATAAAGCTATGGACAAAGGAAATATGAACGCTGAAATGAAAGCTCCTAGATATTTGGGAATTATGGCACAAAAAGGTCTAGGTACAAAAAAAAATGTTGAAGATGCAATTTTTTATTATGAGATAGGAGATAGTGCAGGAGATATTGTTGCTCAGTATAATTTAGCAAAAATTTATGAAAGTCAAAATAACTATGAAAGAGCGATTGAACTTTACAAGAAGGCTGAAGAAAGAAAAGATGCAGATGCAGCGCCAATGCTAGTTGCACTGGGAGATTTATACAAAGAGGGAAAAGGTGTGGCTAAAGATACTAAAGAAGCTAAAAAGTGGTATGAAAAAGCAGCGGAGGCTGGAAGTAAAGAAGCGAAATTAAAATTAGAAAAATTATAA
- a CDS encoding PTS sugar transporter subunit IIA, whose product MGLFDLFKKGKKEEAKQEFEGRIIAPISGTIMPLSQVPDEVFAQKMVGDGIAIEPNGSGIMLAPAAGRVEKIFDTNHAFSIVTPAGVEIFVHFGMDTVQLEGKGFERVAEEGAVVKAGDPLIKYDYDFLKANAKSIITPVIISNYEDYSSLNPVESGVAKAGETVVLDIQK is encoded by the coding sequence ATGGGACTATTTGATTTATTTAAAAAGGGAAAAAAAGAAGAAGCAAAACAAGAGTTTGAAGGGAGAATAATCGCACCAATTTCAGGTACAATCATGCCTTTATCTCAAGTTCCTGATGAAGTATTTGCTCAAAAAATGGTAGGAGACGGAATTGCAATTGAGCCTAACGGATCAGGTATAATGTTAGCACCAGCTGCAGGAAGAGTTGAAAAAATCTTTGATACTAATCATGCATTTAGTATTGTGACACCAGCAGGAGTTGAAATTTTTGTTCACTTTGGGATGGACACAGTTCAATTAGAAGGAAAAGGATTTGAAAGAGTTGCCGAAGAAGGTGCAGTTGTAAAAGCTGGAGATCCATTAATTAAATACGATTATGATTTCTTAAAAGCAAATGCAAAATCAATAATCACACCAGTAATTATTTCAAACTATGAAGACTACAGTTCATTAAATCCAGTTGAAAGCGGAGTGGCTAAAGCTGGGGAAACAGTAGTTTTAGACATTCAAAAATAG
- the gpmI gene encoding 2,3-bisphosphoglycerate-independent phosphoglycerate mutase, translating to MNHHDDQVNGIKMAKPLNFERYKREYPFTELRADGGHVGLPDGQFGNSEVGHTNIGAGRTVFQMLPKISKAINDSSILENEVLENVMDTTKNNGKALHILGLASDGGVHCHIDHIIGLVDMAAKKGLTEVYVHPITDGRDTAPESGVNYLAQLQEGLDKIGVGKIATIIGRYYGMDRDNNWDREKLAYDALTIGEGEVYPIANEAIKASYAKGVTDEFVVPVKIGSKDNGLIKDGDGVIFANFRPDRARQLTRIFVDPEFKGFDRKVYPKVNFVTMAQYDATFNSPIAFPPEKIVNCFGEVVSKAGLIQVRTAETEKYAHVTFFFNGGKEEPYLGEIRLLTDSPKVATYDLQPEMSAYKVKDRLIEELNTGKVDTVILNFANPDMVGHTGNVNAVIEACQAVDNCLGQIVRKVLEMDGVLFITADHGNADLLVNPETGEAHTAHTTNPVPFIFVSNDMKDVKLRKGGRLADIAPTMLELLGLEKPVEMDGSSLIEK from the coding sequence ATTAATCACCACGACGATCAAGTTAATGGAATAAAAATGGCGAAACCATTAAATTTTGAAAGGTATAAAAGGGAATATCCTTTTACAGAACTTCGTGCTGATGGAGGACATGTTGGACTTCCTGACGGACAATTTGGAAACTCTGAAGTTGGACATACAAATATTGGAGCTGGTAGAACAGTTTTTCAAATGCTTCCAAAAATTTCAAAAGCAATTAACGATAGCTCAATTTTAGAAAATGAAGTTTTGGAAAATGTGATGGATACAACAAAAAATAATGGTAAAGCTCTTCACATTTTAGGACTTGCATCTGATGGTGGAGTTCACTGCCACATCGACCACATTATTGGATTAGTTGACATGGCAGCTAAAAAGGGGCTTACAGAAGTTTATGTTCACCCTATTACAGATGGAAGGGATACAGCGCCTGAAAGTGGAGTAAATTACTTAGCTCAGTTGCAAGAAGGTTTGGATAAAATTGGTGTTGGAAAAATCGCAACTATAATAGGAAGATATTATGGAATGGACAGAGATAACAACTGGGATAGAGAAAAATTAGCTTATGATGCACTAACTATTGGAGAAGGAGAAGTTTATCCAATTGCAAACGAAGCTATTAAAGCGTCTTATGCAAAAGGTGTAACTGATGAATTCGTAGTTCCTGTTAAAATTGGTTCAAAAGACAATGGATTAATCAAAGATGGAGATGGAGTAATTTTTGCAAACTTTAGACCAGATAGAGCAAGACAGCTTACCAGAATATTTGTTGATCCAGAATTTAAAGGATTTGACAGAAAAGTTTATCCTAAAGTAAACTTTGTTACAATGGCTCAATATGATGCGACATTTAATTCACCGATCGCTTTTCCGCCTGAAAAAATAGTAAACTGTTTTGGAGAAGTTGTTTCAAAAGCTGGATTAATTCAAGTAAGAACTGCAGAAACTGAAAAATATGCACATGTTACATTTTTCTTTAACGGTGGAAAAGAAGAACCTTATCTGGGAGAAATAAGACTTTTAACTGATTCGCCCAAAGTTGCAACTTATGACTTGCAACCTGAAATGAGTGCTTACAAAGTAAAAGACAGATTAATTGAAGAATTAAACACAGGAAAAGTTGACACTGTTATCTTAAACTTTGCAAATCCTGACATGGTTGGACATACAGGAAATGTAAATGCAGTAATTGAAGCTTGTCAAGCTGTTGATAACTGCCTTGGACAAATTGTAAGAAAAGTGCTGGAAATGGACGGAGTATTATTTATAACTGCAGATCACGGAAATGCTGATTTATTAGTAAATCCAGAAACAGGAGAAGCTCATACAGCGCATACTACGAATCCTGTTCCATTTATCTTCGTTTCAAATGATATGAAGGATGTTAAATTGAGAAAAGGTGGAAGATTAGCTGATATTGCACCTACAATGTTAGAACTTTTAGGATTGGAAAAACCTGTTGAAATGGATGGAAGTAGTTTGATAGAAAAATAA
- a CDS encoding alpha/beta hydrolase — protein MWKILNFSQKNMLKKLLLATIFLVISVTGFSETDISQIAADYPYKESAIISTVLGTPTEQYYKFKHAKGPKVKKFKPTKKIPEILRQWSIYDYGVWEQKEKAPLMIVISGTGSTYNSGMSLYLANVFYDKGYNVIAFSSPTTMPYIVSQGMNKYGGYMKDETEQMYNLITRAISEEKKHGMKISKTYVSGYSLGGFQSLLLQELDSEKKRIGIEKSLLLNSPISILTATKKLDGFLVKNGIFDAKSLEKYLDNIFSKIVNDDSVKLNDFSSTNISASLGKLNLGEKDFEILTGLLFRFYSANMTFAGEVFSGNDAYGRLSDKKHYKRFDSITKEFQEGLSVSFEEYAKELLYPYLKKYKHPNLTPDEFLNDFDLRSHKDFIEKNNKNIVFITSENDILLTQSDLDYIKNTFSNRVLMPFGGHTGLLWHSDMANLMVEKLEEE, from the coding sequence GTGTGGAAAATATTAAATTTTTCACAAAAAAATATGTTAAAAAAATTACTACTTGCTACTATTTTTTTAGTAATTTCAGTTACTGGATTTTCCGAAACTGATATTTCGCAAATAGCAGCTGATTATCCTTATAAAGAAAGTGCTATAATATCAACTGTCTTAGGAACACCGACAGAACAGTATTATAAATTTAAACATGCGAAAGGACCTAAAGTAAAAAAATTTAAACCTACTAAAAAAATACCTGAAATTTTAAGACAATGGAGCATATATGATTATGGCGTTTGGGAACAAAAGGAAAAAGCACCACTTATGATTGTTATTTCAGGAACTGGATCGACTTACAACAGTGGAATGTCACTTTATTTAGCTAATGTCTTTTATGATAAAGGTTACAATGTAATAGCGTTTAGTTCACCTACAACAATGCCTTACATAGTATCTCAAGGTATGAATAAGTATGGGGGATATATGAAAGACGAAACTGAGCAGATGTACAATTTAATTACACGAGCTATTTCTGAAGAAAAAAAACATGGTATGAAAATCTCAAAAACCTATGTTTCAGGATATAGTTTAGGTGGATTTCAATCGCTTTTGCTACAGGAATTAGACAGTGAGAAAAAAAGAATTGGAATAGAAAAATCCTTGCTTCTAAATTCTCCAATAAGTATTCTTACAGCAACTAAAAAATTGGATGGATTTTTAGTAAAAAATGGGATTTTTGATGCAAAAAGTTTGGAAAAATATTTAGATAATATTTTTTCTAAAATTGTAAATGACGACTCCGTTAAATTAAATGATTTTTCTTCTACAAATATTTCTGCATCACTTGGAAAATTAAATCTTGGAGAAAAAGACTTTGAGATATTAACTGGACTTCTATTTAGATTTTATTCGGCAAATATGACTTTTGCGGGTGAAGTTTTCAGCGGAAACGATGCTTACGGAAGGCTTTCTGACAAAAAACATTACAAAAGGTTTGATTCTATAACAAAGGAATTTCAAGAAGGACTTTCAGTTTCATTTGAAGAATATGCAAAAGAGCTTTTATACCCTTATTTAAAGAAATATAAGCATCCTAACTTGACACCAGATGAATTTTTAAATGATTTTGATTTAAGAAGCCACAAAGATTTTATAGAAAAAAATAACAAAAACATTGTCTTTATTACTTCAGAAAATGATATTTTACTTACACAAAGCGATTTGGACTACATAAAAAATACTTTTTCAAATAGAGTTTTAATGCCGTTTGGAGGACATACAGGACTTCTTTGGCATAGCGACATGGCAAACTTGATGGTAGAAAAATTGGAGGAAGAATAA
- a CDS encoding MlaA family lipoprotein gives MTKFNKNKIMIFSTVIAACTISYADADEFYPETKNVDTVSYLDESVKEANDDIYIEFVNEKEDIPTQNNVEKFKLTNLKTKKKKIDKNRYIAFEQDNYGDLANNIEGLDDEYIVSSKVLDLTGMGGTINDPLEPFNRRMYAFNTQFDKKIAYPVSRIYGAIVPKPIRTGISNFFGNFKEIPTFVNSMLQLKPGKAVNALGRFVVNSTVGVLGVTDVATKMGMKKDYETMGETLGHYGARSGAYLILPLVGPSNVRDAIGSGIDGAMEGAARGYVEDKLFFDTGVFDKTVYGFTRPVVTGLNLRSLINFKYGDLNSPFEYDLVKILYQNYRKVQIKK, from the coding sequence ATGACAAAATTTAACAAAAATAAAATTATGATATTTAGCACCGTTATTGCGGCTTGTACAATATCCTATGCAGATGCTGACGAATTTTATCCAGAAACAAAAAATGTCGATACAGTTAGCTATCTAGATGAATCAGTAAAAGAAGCAAATGACGATATTTATATAGAATTCGTAAATGAAAAAGAGGATATTCCGACTCAAAATAATGTGGAAAAATTTAAACTTACAAATTTGAAAACTAAAAAGAAAAAAATTGATAAAAATAGATATATTGCTTTTGAACAGGATAATTATGGGGATTTGGCGAATAATATTGAAGGATTGGACGACGAATACATAGTATCAAGTAAAGTTCTTGATTTAACTGGAATGGGTGGCACAATAAACGACCCGCTTGAACCATTTAACCGAAGAATGTACGCATTTAATACTCAGTTTGACAAAAAAATTGCTTATCCAGTGTCAAGAATTTACGGAGCAATTGTTCCAAAACCTATAAGAACAGGAATTTCAAACTTTTTCGGCAACTTTAAAGAAATTCCGACTTTTGTAAACTCAATGTTACAATTAAAACCTGGAAAAGCAGTAAATGCGCTGGGAAGATTTGTAGTAAATTCGACTGTTGGAGTTTTGGGAGTTACTGACGTGGCAACTAAAATGGGAATGAAAAAAGATTACGAAACAATGGGAGAAACACTTGGACATTATGGAGCTAGAAGCGGAGCTTATTTGATCTTGCCTCTTGTAGGTCCAAGTAATGTTAGAGATGCTATTGGAAGTGGAATTGACGGTGCAATGGAAGGTGCAGCCAGAGGTTACGTTGAAGATAAATTATTTTTTGACACAGGTGTCTTTGACAAGACTGTGTATGGATTTACAAGACCTGTCGTTACAGGGCTTAACCTGCGTTCATTAATAAATTTCAAATACGGGGATTTGAATTCGCCATTTGAATATGATTTAGTAAAAATACTTTATCAGAATTATAGAAAAGTTCAAATAAAAAAATAG